Proteins from a single region of Hymenobacter aquaticus:
- a CDS encoding DUF3570 domain-containing protein, with amino-acid sequence MKNKYLFLLPGLGLLLPLNSLAQGGNTQNRVDGYGAPTTTEAARGAAGEAELNILMSYYQQDGTHGAVEGGRGTEHLTDLTPTIILNVPLDTVSRLSANLGMDVYASASTDRIDQVLSSPSSQDTRFHADFGYTRQLADRRTIVGLGAGFSTEYDYRSFNVAASWAKASRDGNRELSLAGQVFFDQATIIRPAELRVNGSREDGTSPRQSYNLSAVLSQVLTQRLQISVSTELVYQKGLLSTPFHRVYFQGSTGALGEAKVEALPGSRFKYPVGLRLSYYASDLLLVRGFYRFYNDDFGIQAHTLEVETPVKLTPFFVLYPFYRYHTQTAANYFAPYLQHRPSEQYYTSDYDLSGFSANKVGLGLRYSPVYGIGRFKTPFKGRIAQFKALDLRYAYYRRSTDLTANIFSADFSFILP; translated from the coding sequence TTGAAAAACAAGTACTTGTTTCTCCTGCCCGGCCTCGGCCTGCTGCTGCCGCTAAATTCGTTAGCACAGGGCGGCAACACCCAAAACCGGGTGGACGGCTACGGCGCGCCCACCACGACGGAGGCCGCCCGCGGCGCGGCCGGGGAAGCCGAGCTCAACATCCTGATGAGCTACTACCAGCAGGATGGCACACACGGCGCGGTGGAGGGCGGCCGGGGTACCGAACACCTCACCGACCTGACGCCGACCATCATCTTGAACGTGCCCCTCGACACGGTCAGCCGGCTCTCGGCCAACCTGGGCATGGACGTGTACGCCTCGGCCTCCACCGACCGGATCGACCAGGTGCTTTCGTCGCCGTCGTCGCAGGATACGCGCTTCCACGCCGACTTCGGCTACACCCGGCAGCTGGCGGACCGGCGCACCATCGTGGGCCTGGGCGCGGGCTTCTCTACCGAGTACGACTACCGCTCGTTCAACGTGGCGGCCTCCTGGGCCAAGGCCTCGCGCGACGGTAACCGGGAGCTGAGTTTGGCCGGGCAGGTCTTTTTCGACCAGGCCACCATCATTCGGCCCGCGGAGCTGCGCGTGAACGGCAGCCGGGAAGACGGCACCTCGCCCCGGCAGAGCTACAACCTCTCGGCGGTATTGTCGCAGGTGCTCACCCAGCGGCTGCAAATCAGCGTCAGCACCGAGCTGGTGTACCAGAAGGGGCTGCTTTCCACGCCGTTTCACCGGGTGTACTTCCAGGGCAGCACCGGGGCGCTGGGCGAGGCCAAGGTGGAAGCCCTGCCCGGCTCCCGCTTCAAGTACCCCGTGGGCCTGCGCCTGAGCTACTACGCCTCCGACCTGCTGCTGGTGCGCGGCTTCTACCGCTTCTACAACGACGATTTTGGCATTCAGGCCCACACCCTGGAGGTCGAAACCCCGGTGAAGCTCACGCCGTTTTTCGTGCTCTACCCCTTCTACCGCTACCACACCCAGACCGCCGCCAACTACTTTGCCCCCTACCTGCAGCACCGCCCCAGCGAGCAGTACTACACCTCCGACTACGACCTGTCGGGCTTCTCGGCCAACAAGGTGGGCCTGGGGCTGCGCTACTCGCCGGTATACGGCATTGGCCGCTTCAAAACGCCGTTCAAGGGCCGCATTGCCCAGTTCAAAGCCCTGGACCTGCGCTACGCCTACTACCGCCGCAGCACCGATCTGACGGCCAACATCTTCAGCGCCGACTTCTCCTTTATCTTGCCCTAG
- a CDS encoding S8 family serine peptidase, which yields MLTAIRWSAARWAPLAACCLLLAGPAQGAAPPPEPVARYWVRLRHKGGVRFDPATYFSPPAQARRQRQHLPAADSTDFPVRADFLRQIRAVADSVTLVSRWFNAVSCRATPAQAARLRQLPGVASVEPWEGSAALVAGQRSATERGTPRISADDRQLARRQTASLGGPLLRQAGLNGQGLCIAIFDVGFVGAVRHPAFQQVHQDKRVVATYDFVRRGPNVFVGGTHGTEVFSCLAGLLPDGTPLGLAPQAEFLLARTERLTREIYAEEEAWLAAAEWADRNGADIINSSLGYTDRRYFPEQMNGRTSLVARAAALAVRKGILVVNAAGNDGEDPDWHTIGTPADADSVLAVGGLDPDTYLHIDFSSYGPSADRRLKPNVVAFGTVLAAAPGGYVRTQGTSFSSPLMAGFAACVWQRNRQLTAMQLFTQLQASADLYPYFDYAHGYGLPHASAFLRPGSTTPAGQQTVDFIRQDTVLAVVIRPEAAVIPAQVLPLYSDSVRLVNTAPQKVPAVGREELAPPPGRQPERQTAPAGPEPAPLVPLVRPGYLYWHVADRRGVLRSYEVREVTQRAVLQIPLRTLQPGDTVRVCYRGITQSYPQP from the coding sequence TTGTTGACGGCAATCCGTTGGTCTGCTGCCCGCTGGGCGCCCCTTGCTGCCTGCTGCCTGCTGCTGGCCGGCCCGGCCCAGGGTGCCGCGCCGCCGCCCGAGCCCGTGGCCCGCTACTGGGTGCGGCTGCGCCACAAAGGCGGCGTCCGGTTCGACCCGGCCACCTACTTTTCGCCCCCGGCCCAGGCCCGCCGCCAGCGCCAGCACCTGCCCGCCGCCGACAGCACCGACTTTCCCGTGCGGGCCGACTTTCTGCGCCAGATCCGGGCCGTGGCCGATTCCGTGACGCTGGTCAGCCGCTGGTTCAACGCCGTGAGCTGCCGGGCCACGCCCGCCCAGGCCGCCCGCCTGCGCCAGCTGCCGGGCGTAGCCAGCGTGGAGCCGTGGGAGGGAAGCGCGGCCCTGGTAGCCGGGCAGCGGAGCGCCACCGAGCGGGGCACCCCGCGCATCTCCGCCGACGACCGGCAGCTGGCCCGCCGCCAGACGGCCAGCCTCGGCGGGCCCCTGCTGCGGCAGGCGGGCCTGAATGGGCAGGGCCTGTGCATCGCCATTTTCGACGTGGGCTTCGTGGGCGCGGTGCGCCACCCGGCCTTTCAGCAGGTGCACCAGGACAAGCGCGTGGTGGCCACCTACGATTTCGTGCGCCGCGGCCCCAACGTATTCGTGGGTGGCACCCACGGCACGGAGGTGTTTTCCTGCCTTGCCGGCTTGCTGCCCGACGGTACGCCGCTGGGCTTGGCGCCCCAGGCCGAGTTTCTGCTGGCCCGCACCGAGCGGCTCACCCGGGAAATCTACGCCGAGGAAGAAGCCTGGCTGGCCGCCGCCGAGTGGGCCGACCGCAACGGGGCCGACATCATCAACTCCTCGCTGGGCTACACCGACCGGCGCTACTTTCCCGAGCAGATGAACGGCCGCACCAGCCTCGTGGCCCGGGCCGCCGCGCTGGCCGTGCGCAAGGGAATCCTGGTGGTCAACGCGGCCGGTAACGACGGCGAGGACCCCGACTGGCACACCATCGGGACGCCCGCCGACGCCGATTCGGTGCTGGCCGTGGGCGGCCTCGACCCTGATACCTACCTGCACATCGACTTCAGCAGCTACGGCCCCAGCGCCGACCGGCGGCTCAAGCCCAACGTCGTTGCCTTCGGCACGGTGCTGGCCGCCGCGCCGGGCGGCTACGTGCGCACCCAGGGCACGTCCTTTTCCAGCCCCCTGATGGCGGGCTTCGCGGCCTGCGTGTGGCAACGCAACCGCCAGCTGACGGCCATGCAGCTCTTTACCCAGCTGCAGGCCAGCGCCGACCTCTACCCGTATTTCGACTACGCCCACGGCTACGGCCTGCCCCACGCCAGCGCGTTTCTGCGCCCCGGCAGCACCACCCCCGCCGGGCAGCAAACCGTGGATTTCATCCGCCAGGATACCGTGCTGGCCGTCGTCATCCGGCCCGAAGCCGCCGTTATTCCGGCCCAGGTGCTGCCGCTCTACTCCGACTCGGTGCGGCTGGTAAACACCGCGCCGCAGAAAGTGCCGGCCGTGGGCCGGGAGGAGCTGGCCCCGCCGCCGGGCCGGCAGCCCGAACGCCAAACGGCCCCGGCCGGGCCGGAGCCCGCGCCGCTGGTACCGCTGGTGCGCCCCGGTTACCTCTACTGGCACGTGGCCGACCGGCGCGGCGTGCTGCGCTCCTACGAGGTGCGCGAAGTCACGCAGCGGGCCGTGCTGCAGATTCCGCTCCGCACTCTTCAGCCCGGCGACACGGTGCGGGTGTGCTACCGGGGCATCACGCAAAGCTACCCCCAGCCATGA
- a CDS encoding OmpA/MotB family protein, translating into MIRHFLRPALALALSTSLLTLGTSCVSQKKFTALQSQYDELSKSREQLQAQKTALEQEKARSEDALRTNLLNKNQQVNQLNDNLSGAQQANSRLSADLRSKEERIAEMQRILDQKDAAVKALRQKVGDALLGFNANDLTVNVKNGKVYVSLSEQLLFKSGSTKVDPKGQEALKKLATALQGNQDVNVLVEGHTDNVPLKGVVSGAKDNWDLSVLRATEITRLLTEAGLNPAQVTPSGRSQYVPVAANTTPAEKALNRRTEIILTPKLDELFQILEAN; encoded by the coding sequence ATGATCCGCCACTTCCTTCGCCCCGCCCTTGCCCTCGCCCTCAGCACCAGCCTCCTGACTTTGGGTACGAGCTGCGTCTCCCAGAAAAAATTCACCGCCCTGCAAAGCCAGTACGACGAGCTGAGCAAGTCGCGGGAGCAGCTGCAGGCCCAGAAAACCGCCCTGGAACAGGAAAAAGCCCGCAGCGAAGACGCGCTGCGCACCAACCTGCTCAACAAGAACCAGCAGGTCAATCAGCTCAACGACAACCTCAGCGGCGCCCAGCAGGCCAACTCCCGCCTCTCGGCCGATTTGCGCTCCAAGGAAGAGCGGATTGCCGAAATGCAGCGCATCCTCGACCAGAAAGATGCGGCCGTGAAGGCCCTGCGCCAGAAAGTAGGCGACGCCCTGCTCGGCTTCAACGCCAACGACCTGACCGTAAACGTGAAAAACGGCAAGGTGTACGTGTCGTTGTCGGAGCAGCTGCTGTTCAAGTCGGGCTCAACGAAGGTCGACCCCAAAGGCCAGGAAGCCCTGAAAAAGCTGGCCACGGCCCTGCAAGGCAACCAGGACGTGAACGTGCTGGTGGAAGGCCACACCGACAACGTACCGCTGAAAGGCGTGGTCAGTGGGGCCAAGGATAACTGGGATTTGAGCGTGCTGCGCGCCACCGAAATTACCCGCCTCCTGACCGAAGCGGGGCTGAACCCGGCCCAGGTGACGCCCTCGGGCCGCTCGCAGTACGTGCCGGTGGCGGCCAACACCACGCCCGCCGAAAAAGCCCTGAACCGCCGCACCGAAATCATCCTGACGCCCAAGCTCGACGAACTGTTCCAGATTCTGGAAGCCAACTAG
- a CDS encoding 2'-5' RNA ligase family protein yields the protein MFLVALLPPEPVFSEVWALKQEVHRLTGSRNAVKLPPHITLIPPLRRPEAFEAELRTALGEFARTQAPFTIGLRDFRWFDSRTLFVHVAPAEAVRAFHAALTAWCAEHLPEVPRENRPFTPHMTLATRDLPASAVPGLKADFARRHYQATFEVRRLVLFRHDGQQWQNVAEFELGT from the coding sequence ATGTTTCTCGTCGCGCTGTTACCGCCCGAGCCGGTTTTCTCGGAGGTGTGGGCCCTGAAGCAGGAGGTGCACCGGCTCACCGGCAGCCGCAATGCCGTGAAGCTGCCCCCGCACATCACCCTGATTCCGCCCCTGCGCCGCCCCGAGGCTTTCGAGGCCGAGCTGCGGACCGCCCTGGGCGAGTTTGCCCGAACTCAGGCGCCCTTTACCATTGGCCTCCGGGACTTCCGCTGGTTCGACAGCCGCACCTTGTTCGTGCACGTGGCCCCGGCCGAGGCCGTGCGGGCCTTCCACGCAGCCCTGACGGCGTGGTGCGCTGAGCACCTACCCGAAGTGCCCCGCGAAAACCGCCCCTTCACGCCCCACATGACCCTGGCCACCCGCGACCTGCCCGCCAGCGCCGTACCGGGCTTGAAGGCCGATTTTGCCCGCCGCCACTACCAGGCCACGTTCGAGGTGCGCCGCCTGGTGCTGTTTCGCCACGACGGACAGCAGTGGCAAAACGTGGCCGAGTTTGAGCTGGGCACCTAA
- a CDS encoding M20/M25/M40 family metallo-hydrolase: MRFSFRRALLLAGLGFFTVSAQAQTAASLKADSLNLRKIYDEALLRGQSYDNLRYLTGTIGGRLSGSPQAEQAVQWGKTAMEKLGFDRVYLQEVMVPHWVRGAREKAEIKGAKGKGLELNVCALGGSVGTNGKLKAQVVEVKTWAELAALPDDQVRGKLVFFNRPMNPAYIETGRAYGEAGDQRRSGAVEAAKRGAVGALVRSLTLAHDDFPHTGTMRYDEKVSKIPAAALSTNGADQLSQLLKADPGLTVELEMACETLPEVKSYNVVGEIKGSKYPNEVIVVGGHLDSWDLAQGAHDDGTGCVQSIEALRLLKASGLKPERTVRAVLFMNEENGVRGGNKYAELAKAAGEKHLAAMESDGGGFTPRGFNIEAPAATVRKIQQWQPLFRPYGSTEFVAGHSGTDIEPLKDQVKALIGYDCDSQRYFDLHHTAADTFDKVNRRELELGGASMASLIYLLSKYGL, encoded by the coding sequence ATGCGCTTTTCTTTTCGCCGTGCGCTGTTGCTTGCCGGCCTGGGTTTTTTCACGGTATCGGCTCAGGCCCAAACGGCTGCCAGCCTGAAAGCCGACTCCTTGAACCTGCGCAAAATCTATGACGAGGCCCTGCTGCGCGGGCAGAGCTACGACAATCTGCGCTACCTCACCGGCACCATCGGGGGCCGCCTCAGCGGCTCGCCCCAGGCCGAGCAGGCCGTGCAGTGGGGCAAAACGGCCATGGAAAAGCTGGGCTTCGACCGGGTGTATCTACAGGAGGTGATGGTGCCCCACTGGGTGCGCGGGGCCCGGGAAAAGGCCGAAATCAAAGGTGCCAAAGGCAAGGGCCTGGAGTTGAACGTCTGCGCCCTGGGCGGCTCGGTGGGCACCAACGGCAAGCTGAAGGCGCAGGTAGTGGAGGTGAAAACCTGGGCCGAGCTGGCCGCCCTGCCCGACGACCAGGTGCGCGGCAAGCTCGTGTTCTTCAACCGGCCCATGAACCCGGCCTACATCGAAACCGGCCGGGCCTACGGCGAGGCCGGCGACCAGCGCCGCAGCGGGGCCGTGGAAGCCGCCAAGCGCGGGGCCGTCGGGGCTTTGGTCCGCTCCCTCACGCTGGCCCACGACGACTTTCCGCACACCGGCACCATGCGCTACGACGAGAAGGTGAGCAAGATTCCGGCCGCCGCCCTGAGCACCAACGGGGCCGACCAGCTCAGCCAGCTGCTCAAGGCCGACCCCGGCCTCACCGTGGAGCTGGAAATGGCCTGCGAAACCCTGCCCGAAGTGAAAAGCTACAACGTGGTGGGCGAAATCAAGGGCTCGAAATACCCCAATGAGGTTATCGTCGTCGGTGGCCACCTCGACTCCTGGGACCTGGCCCAGGGCGCGCACGACGATGGCACGGGCTGCGTGCAAAGCATCGAGGCCCTGCGCCTGCTCAAGGCCTCGGGCCTGAAGCCCGAGCGCACGGTGCGGGCGGTGCTGTTTATGAACGAGGAAAACGGGGTGCGCGGGGGCAACAAGTACGCCGAGCTGGCCAAGGCCGCCGGCGAAAAGCACCTGGCCGCTATGGAGTCGGACGGGGGCGGGTTTACGCCCCGCGGCTTCAACATCGAAGCCCCGGCCGCCACGGTCCGGAAGATCCAGCAGTGGCAGCCGCTGTTCCGACCCTACGGCAGCACCGAGTTCGTGGCCGGCCACTCCGGCACCGACATCGAGCCGCTGAAAGACCAGGTGAAGGCCCTGATCGGCTACGACTGCGACTCGCAGCGCTACTTCGACCTTCACCACACCGCCGCCGACACCTTCGACAAAGTCAACCGCCGCGAGCTGGAGCTGGGCGGCGCCAGCATGGCCTCTCTGATTTACCTGCTCAGCAAGTACGGGCTCTAG
- a CDS encoding histidine phosphatase family protein yields MTPTFLLPLTRRLLLLTVLNVAALGLLLGCAAGKPAASNATTIYIVRHAEKDPTPGLADPALTAAGEQRALALREKLGKEPIAAIFTTNTTRTRATAAPLAAALHLTPQVYDARQQGALVEQIKSGYAGKKVLVVGHSNTILETAEALGAARPVPAVADNEFSYLLEVRLPATGAATATAGQYGAASAAPVAK; encoded by the coding sequence ATGACCCCGACCTTTCTGCTGCCCCTGACCCGGCGCCTGCTGCTGCTAACCGTGCTGAACGTGGCGGCCCTGGGCCTGCTGCTGGGCTGCGCCGCCGGCAAGCCCGCGGCTTCGAATGCCACCACCATCTACATCGTGCGCCACGCCGAGAAGGACCCCACGCCCGGCCTGGCCGACCCGGCCCTGACGGCTGCCGGGGAGCAGCGCGCCCTGGCCCTGCGCGAGAAGCTGGGCAAGGAGCCCATTGCGGCCATTTTCACCACCAACACCACCCGCACCCGGGCTACCGCGGCACCCCTGGCCGCCGCCCTACACCTGACGCCCCAGGTGTACGACGCCCGCCAGCAAGGTGCCCTGGTCGAGCAGATCAAGAGCGGGTACGCGGGCAAAAAGGTGCTGGTCGTGGGTCATTCCAACACGATTCTGGAAACGGCCGAGGCCCTGGGGGCCGCCCGCCCCGTGCCCGCCGTGGCCGACAACGAGTTCAGCTACCTGCTGGAAGTGCGTTTGCCGGCTACCGGAGCGGCCACGGCCACGGCCGGGCAGTACGGCGCGGCCTCGGCGGCGCCGGTCGCTAAATGA
- a CDS encoding DUF1028 domain-containing protein, with product MLLQSRFLAVALLALGLSRPAAAQVYSASDPLAHTFSIVARDPATGDLAVAVQSHWFSVGTAVSWGEAGVGVVATQSFTNKSFGTRGLALLKSGKTAQQALDELLATDEGRDVRQVAIVDARGNVATHTGKKCVDMAGHQQGNQFSVQANMMLTDKVWPAMAKAYEQNARLPFAERVLSALEAAQAAGGDIRGKQSAALLVVRGKATAAPWDDRLIDLRVEDHAAPLPELARLLRLTRAYDHMNAGDLAVEKNDMPTAIAEYQAAEKMFPDNLEMKYWHAITLANKQQVPAALALLKPIFRQDPNWRTLTERLPKVGLLTVSAAELQQILSLK from the coding sequence ATGCTGTTACAATCCCGATTTCTCGCGGTGGCGCTGCTGGCGCTGGGCCTGAGCCGGCCGGCCGCCGCCCAGGTGTATTCGGCCTCCGACCCGCTGGCGCACACGTTTTCCATCGTGGCCCGCGACCCGGCCACCGGCGACCTGGCCGTGGCCGTGCAGAGCCACTGGTTTTCGGTGGGCACGGCCGTGAGCTGGGGCGAGGCCGGGGTGGGCGTGGTGGCGACGCAGTCGTTTACCAACAAGTCGTTTGGCACGCGCGGACTGGCCTTGCTGAAAAGCGGCAAAACTGCCCAGCAGGCCCTCGACGAGCTATTGGCCACCGACGAAGGCCGCGACGTGCGTCAGGTGGCCATCGTGGATGCCCGGGGCAACGTGGCCACCCACACCGGCAAGAAGTGCGTGGACATGGCCGGGCACCAGCAGGGCAACCAGTTTTCGGTGCAGGCCAACATGATGCTGACCGATAAGGTATGGCCGGCTATGGCCAAAGCCTACGAGCAGAACGCCCGGCTGCCCTTCGCCGAGCGGGTGCTGTCGGCGCTGGAAGCGGCCCAGGCCGCCGGCGGCGACATTCGCGGCAAGCAGTCGGCGGCCCTGCTGGTGGTGCGCGGCAAAGCCACCGCCGCGCCCTGGGACGACCGGCTCATCGACCTGCGGGTGGAAGACCATGCCGCTCCCTTGCCCGAGCTGGCCCGCCTGCTGCGCCTCACCCGCGCCTACGACCACATGAATGCCGGCGACCTGGCCGTGGAAAAGAACGACATGCCCACCGCCATTGCCGAGTACCAGGCGGCCGAGAAGATGTTTCCCGACAACCTGGAAATGAAGTACTGGCACGCCATTACCCTGGCCAACAAGCAGCAGGTACCGGCCGCGCTGGCCTTGCTGAAGCCCATTTTCCGGCAGGACCCCAACTGGCGCACCCTCACCGAGCGGCTGCCCAAAGTCGGGCTGCTGACCGTGTCGGCGGCCGAGCTGCAACAGATTCTGAGCTTGAAATAA
- the surE gene encoding 5'/3'-nucleotidase SurE: protein MSAKVRKPLILISNDDGITAPGIAVLVRVMRRIGEVVVVAPDSPQSGMGHAITIGTSLRLDPSTIFEGIEAYECSGTPADCVKLAKNVVLKERRPDLVVSGINHGSNSSVNVLYSGTMSAAIEAAIEGLPAIGFSLCDYGHQADFSHVEPWIEHIARQALANGIPVGTALNVNIPKKSDQPLAGARLCRQARAKWNEEFDLRYDPHNRPYYWLIGKFENEDHGEDTDEFALAHNYISIVPCQFDLTALYGVTQMNEQWQLTLDEQPAAKSAPKKPASPQPAQKAKAAPAAKKAAKK from the coding sequence GTGAGTGCTAAAGTTCGCAAACCGCTGATTCTGATTTCCAACGACGACGGCATCACGGCCCCCGGCATTGCCGTGCTGGTGCGGGTGATGCGGCGCATCGGCGAAGTGGTGGTCGTCGCGCCCGACTCGCCGCAGTCGGGCATGGGGCACGCCATTACCATCGGTACCTCCCTGCGCCTCGACCCGAGCACCATTTTCGAGGGCATCGAGGCCTACGAGTGCAGCGGCACGCCCGCCGACTGCGTGAAGCTGGCCAAAAACGTGGTGCTGAAAGAGCGGCGGCCCGACCTGGTGGTGTCGGGCATCAACCACGGCTCCAACTCCTCGGTGAACGTGCTGTACTCGGGCACGATGTCGGCGGCCATTGAGGCGGCTATTGAAGGGCTGCCCGCCATCGGCTTTTCGCTGTGTGACTACGGTCACCAGGCCGATTTTTCCCACGTCGAGCCGTGGATTGAGCACATTGCCCGCCAGGCGCTGGCCAACGGCATTCCGGTGGGCACGGCCCTGAATGTGAACATTCCCAAAAAGTCGGACCAGCCGCTGGCCGGGGCCCGGCTTTGCCGGCAGGCGCGGGCCAAGTGGAACGAGGAGTTTGATCTGCGCTACGACCCGCACAACCGGCCCTACTACTGGCTGATCGGCAAGTTTGAGAATGAGGACCACGGCGAAGACACCGACGAGTTTGCCCTGGCCCACAACTACATTTCCATCGTGCCCTGCCAGTTCGATCTGACGGCCCTCTACGGCGTGACCCAGATGAACGAGCAGTGGCAGCTGACGCTGGACGAGCAGCCCGCCGCCAAATCGGCCCCGAAAAAGCCGGCCTCGCCCCAGCCCGCCCAGAAGGCCAAAGCCGCGCCGGCCGCGAAAAAAGCCGCGAAGAAGTAA
- a CDS encoding DoxX family protein — MVLFENRYRYHDLGLLLLRVGIGVMFTIHGYPKLMGGPAMWTQVGGVMKMVGLDFAPAAWGLVAALAEAVGGQLLALGLFFRVACAFLLGTMLMATLMHVLSGDDFNAYSHALESTFLFLGLLFVGPGKYSLDQTLFPARRRLY, encoded by the coding sequence ATGGTCTTGTTTGAAAACCGCTACCGCTACCACGATTTGGGCCTTTTGCTGCTCCGCGTCGGGATTGGGGTGATGTTCACCATTCACGGCTACCCCAAGCTGATGGGCGGGCCCGCAATGTGGACGCAAGTGGGAGGCGTGATGAAAATGGTGGGCCTCGACTTTGCCCCCGCCGCCTGGGGCCTGGTCGCGGCCCTGGCCGAAGCCGTGGGTGGGCAGCTGCTGGCCCTGGGCCTGTTTTTCCGGGTGGCCTGCGCCTTTCTGCTGGGCACCATGCTGATGGCCACGCTCATGCACGTGCTCAGCGGCGACGATTTCAACGCCTACTCCCACGCCCTGGAATCGACCTTCCTGTTTCTGGGCCTGCTGTTCGTGGGCCCCGGCAAGTACAGCCTCGACCAAACCCTGTTTCCGGCCCGGCGGCGCCTCTACTAA
- a CDS encoding lanthionine synthetase LanC family protein yields the protein MIEQTGLARRVRAKIQEIQAALTTTPPPPGQALSLMAGPGGSILYYFYMAKMQDSGELYDHAFALLEQALDTMEHTAADSLTYCDGIVGFGVLFQLLATEGLIDAEADDVLLALDELIVAYTVAQLQAGNLDFLHGAIGNGFYLLSRLGTPATDHCLYGLISCLRDTAVRDAAGIRWHDQASGLNNFAAGAVDLGLAHGLSSKLVFLARCIGAGVRVEDCTRLLTGGIHYLLRQAGAGGPGNIYPSIIPAAGSARRTSRLAWCYGDLCVCTALLFAGKALANADWVRQAYHLARGAAERTTPERTAISDAGFCHGTAGVAHIFNRLYLESRHDDFRKARDYWLEQTLEHTSWPAPPAEPSPAPPGSAPSPGSFLLEGLMGTSLVLQSCLATTPEALAWDAVFLLNFS from the coding sequence ATGATAGAGCAAACCGGCCTGGCCCGGCGCGTACGGGCTAAAATCCAGGAAATCCAGGCGGCCCTGACGACGACGCCCCCGCCCCCGGGCCAGGCCCTGTCGTTGATGGCCGGCCCGGGGGGGAGCATCCTCTACTATTTCTACATGGCCAAAATGCAGGATTCGGGGGAGCTCTACGACCACGCCTTCGCGTTGCTGGAGCAGGCCCTGGATACGATGGAGCACACGGCCGCCGATTCGCTGACGTACTGCGACGGCATAGTCGGCTTTGGCGTGCTGTTTCAGCTGCTGGCAACGGAAGGCCTGATCGACGCTGAGGCGGACGACGTGCTGCTGGCCCTCGACGAGCTGATCGTGGCCTATACGGTGGCCCAGCTGCAAGCCGGCAACCTCGACTTTCTGCACGGAGCCATCGGCAACGGGTTTTATCTGCTCAGCCGCCTCGGAACCCCGGCCACCGACCACTGCCTGTACGGGCTGATTTCCTGCCTGCGCGACACCGCCGTGCGGGATGCGGCCGGAATCCGCTGGCACGACCAGGCGTCGGGGCTGAATAATTTCGCGGCCGGGGCCGTCGATCTGGGGCTGGCGCACGGCCTGAGCAGCAAGCTCGTGTTTCTGGCCCGCTGCATCGGGGCCGGCGTGCGGGTCGAGGACTGCACGCGGCTGCTCACCGGCGGCATTCACTACCTGCTGCGGCAGGCCGGGGCCGGGGGGCCGGGCAATATCTATCCTTCCATTATCCCGGCCGCCGGCAGCGCGCGCCGCACCAGCCGGCTGGCCTGGTGCTACGGCGACTTGTGCGTGTGCACGGCCTTGCTGTTTGCCGGCAAAGCGCTGGCGAATGCTGACTGGGTGCGGCAGGCCTACCACCTGGCCCGGGGGGCGGCGGAGCGCACTACGCCGGAAAGAACGGCAATAAGTGACGCGGGTTTTTGCCACGGCACGGCGGGCGTCGCGCACATCTTCAACCGGCTCTACCTGGAAAGCCGGCACGACGATTTCCGCAAGGCCCGCGACTACTGGCTGGAGCAGACGCTGGAACACACCAGCTGGCCGGCCCCGCCGGCCGAACCCAGCCCGGCCCCGCCTGGCAGCGCGCCGAGCCCCGGCAGTTTCCTGCTGGAAGGGTTGATGGGCACCAGTCTGGTGTTGCAAAGCTGCCTGGCCACCACCCCGGAGGCCCTGGCCTGGGACGCCGTGTTCCTGCTAAACTTTAGCTGA